The genomic DNA TCTGTCTTTAAATAGCTTTTCAGCCCGACGAAGAGCGCAATAACGCCACCGAGTAAAAGATACCAATAGCTTGATAAAAACTGATAAAGCATCATAGCTATCTTTGTCGGCAGGGGAAGAACAATGCCCGCCTTGGAAAACATCTCAACAAATTGTGGAACGACAAACGTCAGGAGAACAAAGAAGGCGGCGACAAGGGCTATCGTCACAATCATTGGATACTGCAAGGCTGATTTTATATCAGATTTTATCCTTGACTCATGTTCAATGATATAGATCAGGCGTTCGAGAGACTCCGGGACGGAACCACTCATCTCACCGGCCCTTATCATGCTGCAGTAAAGCGGCGAGAAGATTGTGTCGTGTTTTTCCATGGCTGCAGTGAGGGTAAACCCCTGATTGATGCTCTGCAACATAGAACCGATGGCTTCTTTTAAAACACGATCCTGCGTTTGCGCCTGCAACACCTGAAGAGACCTGACTATTGGCACGCCCGCCTTAAACAGTGAGCGAAACTGCTTCGTAAAAAGGATCAGATCCGTAATCTTCACAGGGTTCATTTTCCGGAGAATCCTTGACCATCGGAGAGAACTAATACCGTACCCCTGTTCTTTCACCTTCGTAGGGATATATCCCCTCTCAGCCAACATACTTGAGGCCTTATCGGGTGACTCCGCCTCGATATCGCCGGTTATGACTGCCCCATTTTCATTTATGGCTCGAAATGTATAATTAGGCATAATTGCTGATCCCTGATTCACATCATTACTGCTGAGCCCGCTTCCTCAAGGGTGGTAATCCCCCTGAGTACCTTGTTGCCGGCATCATATTTCAGGGTTTTCAAGTTACCCGCATCAATAGCTTTACGTGTGATTTCATGAGCAGACTTTTTCTTCATGATTAAATCCTGAATCATCTCATCGTTAACAAGAACTTCAAATAAACCTGTTCGTCCCTTATAACCGGTATTCAAACATTGATTGCACCCTCTGCCGCGCTGAAAATTTGCAAAATCCCAATTTTCAAGGCCCCATGAGGCAAGTATCTTTTCTGGTGGATTATAGGGTTCTCTACAATAAGGGCATACGGTCCGGACTAATCGTTGGGCAATACATGCCAGAAGCGTCGAAGCCAAGAGAAAGGGTTCAATCCCCATATCAATAAACCTTGTTATGGCACCTACGGCATCATTGGTATGTACGGTGCTCAATACTCTATGACCCGTCTGCGCCGCCTGTACTGCAATAGCGGCTGTCTCGGCATCACGGATTTCACCTACCATAATAATATCGGGATCCTGACGAAGTATGGATCTGAGACCACTGGCAAAAGTCATTCCCGCTTTCCGGTTAAGTTGAATCTGCCTGATATTATCGATCCGATATTCAACAGGATCTTCAAGGGTCATTATATTGCTGTCCGGCCGATTAAGTTCATTCAAGACGGCATAAATGCTTGTACTTTTTCCCGATCCGGTCGGTCCGGTACTTAAGATCATCCCATAGGGTTTTTGTATGATAGATCTGAGCCTTTCACTATCCGACTTGACCATTCCGAGCCGATCCAGGGAATAAACACCGGCGCTCGTATCCAGAAGGCGCAAGACAACATTCTCTCCATAAATGGTCGGTATGGAAGATACACGGACATTTATTTCTTTCTTTTCCATTCTGAGGGTAAATCTTCCATCCTGCGGCATTCTTGTTACCGTAATATCCATGTTGGAAAGTATCTTTATCCTGGCGATAATTGGTAAAAACAGGGCTTTAGGGGGGGATGGCACCTCATGGAGCTTGCCATCTATCCGGAATCGAACCTGTATAGTGTTCTTCTGTGGACTGATATGGATATCACTGGCCCCTTCGCGAACGGCCTGAGCAAAAATAGAATTAACGAGCCTGATAATAGGCGCCTCACCGGCCATATTCTGAAGCGAGGCTAACTGAATGTCTGCAGTATCGTCCTCATCCTTTTCCTTAAAAGGCTGGGCTTCAATCTCCATACTCTCCAGGACACTACCGAGGCCCGATTGAATACCATAGAGACTGCTTATCAACTGATTCAGTTCACGTTCTGTGCATACTACGGCTTCCACCTCACAATTCGTCAGCGTCTCTATGAAGTCCAGTGCATTGATGTCCAGAGGATCCATCATTGCAATTGTCAAAAGACGGCCCCTTTTCCGTAACGGTGCAACCTGGTGCTTCTGAGCAACTTCTATAGATATTGCCTTTGAGAGTTCAACATCAAAGGGAAACATATCCGGGTGATATTTTCTGAGTCTCAACTGCCGGCCTAATACATCGACAATCTGTTGCTCCGTTATGATCCCCCGACGAACAAGATACTGCCCAAGTTTCAGGCCGGCCTTCTCCTGATCGGTAAGAGCCTTGTTAAGCTGTTCTTCTGTCAGCATATTCTCATCAACAAGCATCTGACCTAGTTTCTTTTTGACTATCATGTTCCTCCTAATTATAGGGGACAGGGGTTAGGGACCCCTGTCCCCTAATTCTTCCCTATCTTGTAAAAAATATCGTATCTTTATCCAATTTTGTGAAAACTTTCGTATTTGACGAAAGTTTCTGCGGTATATTTTTTACCACATTTAGGGCTGATTCCGTATCATCATAGCCATCCTTCAAAAATATTGCAAATACCAGCCCCTCACCGACATTCCAGTATGGAAGGAATTTTAGGGAGGGTAATGTGGATTCATAATTTTTGTATAATTCATATATCTCGTCAACATTAGGGCTATTTGCTAGCTTTACCCAATATTTCCCCTGGGGAAAGGGATCTGACTTAGCTTGAATAGCCGGGAGTTTGATTGCCTCACCAGCCTTCACGCGATTGAGGTTTTTAATATGCGGATTGGCAAGGGCAACCGCTTTAAGCTGCCCTGCGTCGAAATCTCCATAAAAGTCATTAAGCATCCGCCACACGGTTCTCCCTTTTTTTAACTTCATCTTTCCCAGAAGGTCGGGCATTGTTTTATTCACCTGCGGCGTAATATTTGGGGTTTTTGCTGCTGCTTCCGTTACGGGTGTTTTCGCACTTTGAGCTGGGTCACTCACAACACTTTGCACCGGTACAACAATTTCCTGAGTTTTCATAATGCCCGCCGGCTCACTCCCGGATTTGTTTTCCAGTATCAGCTCAGGGTAAAATCCTGCAACAGCCGCAATAACAAAAAAAATTACCAGTGCCGTTACTGTCACCCATTTTAAGCTTCCCCGTTTAACAGCAGGTACCCGATGTGCACAGGAGCGAACGAGAAACCATCCTGCCTTCGATTTATTCTGGATGATTAACGCCAGGATTATTTGATGACAAAGTGTCACAACCTTTCTTGGATAACCGCTCGTCGCCAGATATAAGGCCCATAGTCCGGGATAGGTAAATAGTGAGGGGGCATTGTCCGTATCGCTGGCCTTCGCTATACGGAAGTTCACCATACCCTGAGTCTCCCGAAAATTAAGAGGCTCTAAGAGGTAGTAGAAGTTGACCCTGTCGGCGAAATTTTTATGTCTTTTAAAGATCTGATCAAATTCACGTTGGGCAAAAATAACTATCTGGAGTAATTTATACTCGTTTGTTTCGTAATTGAGAAACTCACGCAGTATCTCAAGGCAGAAATCCGGTAGTTTTTGCCCCTCATCAATAATGAGAACAACTATCTTCCCCTCATCAACACCCTTGCTGAAGAGATAATTTTTTATATTTTCTTTTAGTTGCCATTCGCTGACATTGGCGCCGGCATCGGATACTCCAAAAGTCATTGCCACTGTTGATAAAAATTCAAGAGGATTTGTAAAAGAAGGATCCAGGAGAAGGTGGGTTTCAATCTGGTTTCTGTCTTCCTCCGACGAGGCAAATTTAAGGATTAACTGCCGGCAGAGGGTAGTTTTCCCCGTTCCAACATCACCAACCACTACACTTAACCCCCGGCGGAGACGAACGGCAAGTTCAACCTTTTGCAGACAACCTACATGCTTGACAGATTGAAAAAAAAACTCCGGCTCCGGCGAGTTGGAAAAGGGCTCCTTTTTTAGATTTAAAATCCTGAAATAATCCATTTCCTAATTAATCTCTGCCCCTTCACTTTCCCGTTTCAGGAGCTTTTTCTGATTTCTTATCCGATCCTTCCGGCACTGCGGCTACTTTCTGGACAGGCAATATTGTCGGCGTGATGAATATCAGAACCTCTTCCATAGATTCTCTTTTCCCCGTTCCCTTGAATAGCCATCCCAGCACGGGGATATCTTTAAATCCGGGGATACCGCTTTCAGAATCCTGACTTTTCTGCTTGGTCAGTCCCGAAATCACAATTGTTTCACCATCTCTTACAATAAGCGATGTTTCTGTTTGCTTCTTGATAATAAAGGGGTTCCCCTCGACCTGCCTTGTCATATCGACTTCATCTTTAACCACCTTTATCTCCATTTTGAGATTTTTCCCGTCGATCACATGGGGTTTGATTTCCAGCCTGAGGACGGCAATCTCGAATTTCACCGTTTTCGTAGGAGGAGTAATCGTAGTATCAAGCGTCACATAAGGAATTTTTTCACCATTTTCCGTAAAGGCCTTTTGATTATCAAGGGTAGTGATAGACGGACTGGATAATATGTTCAATTTCCCGTCTTTTTGTAATGCATTCAGTTGCATCTCAAGAATATTCCCCCCAAGGGTTCCGAACATGAGACCAAGAGTCCCCGCGGCAGATGCCGACATGGTTGCAGGAAAATTTACACCAAACCCC from Deltaproteobacteria bacterium includes the following:
- a CDS encoding ATPase, T2SS/T4P/T4SS family, giving the protein MIVKKKLGQMLVDENMLTEEQLNKALTDQEKAGLKLGQYLVRRGIITEQQIVDVLGRQLRLRKYHPDMFPFDVELSKAISIEVAQKHQVAPLRKRGRLLTIAMMDPLDINALDFIETLTNCEVEAVVCTERELNQLISSLYGIQSGLGSVLESMEIEAQPFKEKDEDDTADIQLASLQNMAGEAPIIRLVNSIFAQAVREGASDIHISPQKNTIQVRFRIDGKLHEVPSPPKALFLPIIARIKILSNMDITVTRMPQDGRFTLRMEKKEINVRVSSIPTIYGENVVLRLLDTSAGVYSLDRLGMVKSDSERLRSIIQKPYGMILSTGPTGSGKSTSIYAVLNELNRPDSNIMTLEDPVEYRIDNIRQIQLNRKAGMTFASGLRSILRQDPDIIMVGEIRDAETAAIAVQAAQTGHRVLSTVHTNDAVGAITRFIDMGIEPFLLASTLLACIAQRLVRTVCPYCREPYNPPEKILASWGLENWDFANFQRGRGCNQCLNTGYKGRTGLFEVLVNDEMIQDLIMKKKSAHEITRKAIDAGNLKTLKYDAGNKVLRGITTLEEAGSAVMM
- a CDS encoding AAA family ATPase, translated to MDYFRILNLKKEPFSNSPEPEFFFQSVKHVGCLQKVELAVRLRRGLSVVVGDVGTGKTTLCRQLILKFASSEEDRNQIETHLLLDPSFTNPLEFLSTVAMTFGVSDAGANVSEWQLKENIKNYLFSKGVDEGKIVVLIIDEGQKLPDFCLEILREFLNYETNEYKLLQIVIFAQREFDQIFKRHKNFADRVNFYYLLEPLNFRETQGMVNFRIAKASDTDNAPSLFTYPGLWALYLATSGYPRKVVTLCHQIILALIIQNKSKAGWFLVRSCAHRVPAVKRGSLKWVTVTALVIFFVIAAVAGFYPELILENKSGSEPAGIMKTQEIVVPVQSVVSDPAQSAKTPVTEAAAKTPNITPQVNKTMPDLLGKMKLKKGRTVWRMLNDFYGDFDAGQLKAVALANPHIKNLNRVKAGEAIKLPAIQAKSDPFPQGKYWVKLANSPNVDEIYELYKNYESTLPSLKFLPYWNVGEGLVFAIFLKDGYDDTESALNVVKNIPQKLSSNTKVFTKLDKDTIFFTR
- a CDS encoding type II secretion system F family protein, giving the protein MPNYTFRAINENGAVITGDIEAESPDKASSMLAERGYIPTKVKEQGYGISSLRWSRILRKMNPVKITDLILFTKQFRSLFKAGVPIVRSLQVLQAQTQDRVLKEAIGSMLQSINQGFTLTAAMEKHDTIFSPLYCSMIRAGEMSGSVPESLERLIYIIEHESRIKSDIKSALQYPMIVTIALVAAFFVLLTFVVPQFVEMFSKAGIVLPLPTKIAMMLYQFLSSYWYLLLGGVIALFVGLKSYLKTEQGHYVKDTIILRLPILGPLFVKAAMSRFASIFGILQSSGVPVMTSMKILSDVIGNKAISREFDRVREQIQEGRGIAAPLGAAKYFPPMVVDMVAIGEETGNIEDMLKQVTLHYDDEVSYAVKRLSDLIGPVLIVGLAAVVGFFAMAIFLPMWDLTKLAR